The window CGTGCCCGGAGTGTGATGTTTACCAGGTCGAAGACCTGCAGCCGAGTCAGCAGCCATGCACAGAACACCCCGATGAGGAGGCCGAAGGTGGCGGTGGAAAACGCGCGCAGGCTGAACCTTTTGATGAGGAGCTCGAGCCAGACGAAAATCCCGCCCAGAAACAGCCCTCCGCAAAGCCCTTGAAATGTCGATACCTCAAGGGCGGTTCCCTTGGTGATGGTGGCCACGGCATATCCGGCACCGGCACAGACTAGCAGATAGAGTACGCGAGCTATGTTGACGGAGGCGGGAGCCATGGGATGACACGAAGCATCCGGCATTCCCGATCAAGCCGCAAGCTCAAGGGCGGAATGCATGGGGCTCTTTGTAGGCACGAAAAAAGCCCCGCTCCGGTTGCGGAGCAGGGCTTTGGGAAATTTCGAGATGTGATTTGTGCGGGTGTTTACCAGTCGTCGCCGCCGCCGTAGCCACCGCCGCCTTTGCCGCCGCCGTAGCCACCACCGCCGCCCTTGCCGCCGCGACGGTCGCCGTAGCCACCACCCCCGCCGCCACCACCCTTGCCACCGTAGCCGCCTTTACCGCCGCCACCACCACCACCGCCGTAGCCGCCTTTACCGCCACCACCACCGCCGCCGGGCCGGCGATCACCGCCGAAGCCACCGCGACCACCACCGCCGCCGCCACCAAAGCCACCGGGCTTGCTCTCGCGAGGCTCGGCCGGGTTGACACGTAGCGGGCGCCCGCCCAGCTCCTGGCCATTCACGGCATCTGCCGCTTCCTTGGCCTTGGAGGTGTCCGCCAAGGTCACGAAGCAAAAGCCGCGGGGGCGATTGGTTTCGCGGTCCATGACGATTTTAACTTTCTCCACCGGACCAAAGGCGGCGAAGAGTTCTGCCACTTCTTCCTCGGTGGCGGTGAAGGGCAGATTGCCCACGTAGATGTCCATTGTCTGTAGTCGCTACGCCAATTGATCCAAACCACTTCAACAGCCAATGGCGCCACGACCGGATGAAGCGTGTCCGGAATTCAGCCCGGACTTTAATCCCGCTACACGGTCGTCCGATCTACGGCAAGCCCATAAATCACGGGATGAGAACCACCTGCGGGCGCTTCAGAGTCCCGAAGGATGTCGCATCACATGGCCTGTGCCGGGCCGGGTGCGGGTTTGCCAGCGCGGGCCATCGCGATCGGCGCCCCAGCCGGTGTCGAGTCGCAGGCCGGCGATGGTCATGAAAACGTGGCCGCTACGCACGTACAGGGTGATCCAGTCACCGTCGCCTTTCTTGCCGTAGCCGTAGAATCCATCGCTCGGCATGGAGCCCTGCATGAGGCCGGCTTCACGCAGCACGTAGGAGACGGTGCCGGAGCAATCGTAGCCGCTATCCTCCTGGCGGGCGTGGCCGCCGCCCCACTTGTAGGGCTTGTTCTGAAGGCGATTGCCGGCGGCGATTGCGCGCTTCACAGCGAGCGGGGCTTTCCTCGGCGCATAGGCGATTCCGTTCACCAGCTTCGCGGTTTCGCCGTTCTTGAATTGATACGACACCGGTCGCTTCGCCTTCACTTGGCTGGAGCACGAGCTGAGCCCGAGAGCCAAGACCGGCAGCGCGATTAGAGACAGAAGTCGTTTCACGCTGCGGAAAGTAAGGATTTGTGGATTTTTTACAAAACCTTTCTGCCTGACAGTTCATCGTAACACTCTAACAAAAGTTCCCGAAGGTTGCCTCGGCAACGGCGGAAGCGCTGGTCGAGGTCCCCGTGGAAACGCTCCGCGAAGGGAGCGGACACTCGTTCCAACAGGATCGCGGCGGTGGCCGGAGTCGCCGTTAGATGGAGGAGTTCCGGCCACGAACCTGCCCGATAGCGGGTGACCAGAATGCCTGCGGCTGCCTTCGAAGCTTCGCGGAGTTCGTGGCGGTCGCTGCGGCGCAGGTAGTCCTCGCCATCGATAAACCAGAAGCGGCTGGTGCCTTCGGCGAGCTCGTGGCGATCCGCTTCATCCAGGTGACGGCGCTGTTCATTGAAATGGAGCATGACCGGGGAATCGCAGCGCTTCGCCCACGTCCGTAGCAGGGCGCTCTTGCCCGCACCGCGACGGCCGGTGACGGCTGCCCGGCAGCCGAGGGCACGCCATTTTTCCTCCAGCGCCTGCCAAGTCGTTCCGGCCACCAGGGGATCGAAACCGAGCACGCGCTCCAGACGGCCGGGCGCGAAGGGATTGTCACCAGCCTTCATGGTTTGGCGCGGCCGAAGCGCTTCATCCATTTCTCTGCCTTGGTTGTGGTCCGGGCGCTTTCGATTTCGCGCAGGGCGATCTCCTGTCGCTGCGGGGCGACCACGATTTCCTCGACTGCCAGTGAGCCGGTCTTTTTCGCGACTACCTCCAGCGCCCACGCGATTCGGACGAGCGTGCCATTCACGCTCCACGGTTCGGCCGGCAGTTGGAACGAGAAGGCACGTTCGCCGCGCAAGGTATCACCGAGCGGCAGGGCGGCGATGGTGCGCGATTCCTCGGTGCCGCGGCCCTGCGTGAACCAGCAAAGCCTGAGTTCCAAGTCGCGCGGCTCTTTCTCCAGCTGCCATTCCACGCGACCGGTCACGGTCTCGTGCGGTCGCAGGTCGCGGCGTTCGATCGTGATGGTGGTGCTCATGGCAATTCGGTGGCGTCGAGAGGTTGGACGATGATTTCCCGCTCCTCACGCAGGTCGGGAAGCCACGGGACATTGGAGTAGAGGCAGACCCGCCAGACGATGCGGTTGTTAGAGCCGCTGAAGGTCGGCACGGCATCGTCGGGGATTTTCAATGAGACGCCGCCGGCGTTCATCGCCTGGGGGATCGTCGTCTGGAACAGGATCTCTTCGTGGAAGACGGAGCGGGCAGTGGAGTTGCTGGAGCCCTGCGAGTAGGTCGCTTCCTCGCGGCCGACTAACAGCAGGGCGAGATCCGTCGGCTGGCCACGGCCGCCGGCGCGCCGCCATTGGACGCGGGCGGAGCGGCCGGGCTTGAGATCGTCACTGGCGAGCTGGAGTTCGAAGCGCGGCGCGAACAGGGCCGCGAAGGTGTAGACGGCACCTACTGCTGTCGCGATTCCCACGAGGAAAAACGGGATCATGAACAAGGTGAACGCGCCGCCAATCACCTTGCCAAAGCCACCACCGGCGTCGCCCCACAGCGAGCGCTGGGAGAAGATCAGGAAGCCATTCCAGAACAGCGCGAAGATCAGCAGGAAAATGAAGGCACCGACCCGCGAACCGCCCGCGCGAACCCATTCCCCGGCGGGCAGTGGCTTCGCTCCGAGCCGGTGCATGCGAACCGCTGCCACATGTCCGGCGCGGCCGGGGCGGGTGCTATGCGGAGCCGAGACGCTGGGGCCTTGGCGGTACTTTTTGTGCACGGCCCACAGCCCGCCGATGCCGATCGCGATGAACGGCAGCGGGAACAGCGCGAACAAGCCCCACCAGCCAGCTTCGCGTCTCACCACTGCACGCCATGGCTTCTCCGGATCGACGAAGACGGTGAGCTTCGATCCCGGTGGGTGGGCTTTGACCACCTCGCGCTTGCCCTTTGATCCGGAAGAGGAACCGCTCCAGATGTCGTAACGGTTCGAGCGGTATTCGTGGCCATCGACTTGATAGCGATAGAAGAGATCCACCGAATAGGTGGTGCCATCGCTGTCACTCTTGCTGCGGAGTCGGCTCCAGATGATCTCGGCTTCGGTTTCCTTCCAGCCGCGCGCGGCGAAATACTCGATGGCTTTCGGAACGATCAGGCCGAACAGCATGGCGAGTCCGGCGCAGCCGAAAAACAGCAGGGCGATCACGGCGGCGAGGGGGCGCTCCGTGATGGTCTTTCCAGAGACCGTTTTCGCCTCTTTGCCAGGGCGACCGAAGATCAGGGCGAGGCCGATGAGCACGAAGAATCCGCCGAAGGCCGCGAAGGCGAGGCCGCCCCAAATCTGACCGCTGCTGGAGAGGGTCAGCACGGAGGTTTCCGGTTCGCCTGGCTTTACCCGGCACTCGGTGGTGACCTCGGCGAGGCTCGTTCGTGGGCCTTCCGGGCCTTGGGTGAAGCGTTCGCGAACCTTTGCCAGGTCCTCGTAGCTATCGCTGCCTTCCTTGGTCTTCCACAGCCTGGTGCCGGTGTATTTGCGGCCGTCGAGTTCGTAGCGATAGACGAGGTCCGGGCGAAAGGGCGGGTCCTGTTTCTGATCCGCCGCGATCTCGAAGCGCTCGATTACGCAGGGCACGGACTGCCATCGCAACGTTTCCAGCGCACCCCAGGTCGTCCACAGGCCGATGCCGAGGAAGATCGAGCTGAAGGCGGTCCAGAAGATCCCGAAGAACCGGACTCCCCAGCTATTGCTCGATTCACTTCTCAGACCGGTTGGCACGCGCCGGATCTAGCAGATTCGTCCGCTGGCGACGCGTGGAAAATCAGGAGCGCTTTCGCTTCGTCAAGCGGCGTCTTTCACGGGCTTTCGCGACGTTTCCAGCTGCCTTCAAGGATCGCGCCCGCTGCTTGCGGCGCTTTTTGACGATCACCCACAGGCCACTCGTTCCGGCGGCCAGAAAGCAGATGGCCAGAACGATGGCAGCCGGGCTTCCGTGAAGCACCTGAGGAACCAACATCCCGCCCAGCAGGGCCAGCCCTCCTGCGAGGAAGGTGAGAAAGAAGAGGATCGTCTTGGCATTCGGGACAACGCCCGTCTTGAGAGGGCTGAGCCACTTTCGCTTGGGCTCGCGTTCAAAGGCGAGGGCCAAGCCGAACGCCGCGGAGAGCATGCCCATCACGACGAATACGAGGCCGATCCAGAGTTGCCTGGCGTTGTCGTGGGCTCCGTTCCAGATGGTCCAGACACCGATCCCGGAGGCAACCAGGCTGAGCGCTGCCCAGAGAATTCCCGCCACCCGTGTGAGCGGATCTATCTCGCGGTAGCGCATGATAGGCAGGAAATGGCGATCAGTCCCGCGATTCCAGCCAGGCGATCACCTTCGCCAGCGCGCGGCCGCGATGGCTGAGGGAGTTTTTCACCTCGGCGCCGAGCTCGGCGAAGGTCTGGTCGTAGCCTTCCGGTGCGAACAGGGGATCGTAGCCGAATCCGCCTGCGCCATAGGGTTCGTCGAGAATGCGGCCGTCCACGGTGCCGCTGAAATTCGCCAGCACGTTTCCGCCTTCCGCGAGGACCATGGTGCAGCGGAAGCGGGCGGTGCGGTCGGCCTTGCCGGCCATTTCAGTCATCAGGCGGGCATTGTTTTTCGGGTGATTTCCCTCCTCGCCGCCGTAGCTGCTGGACCAGACGCCCGGCGCGCCGCCGAGGGCATCGACCTCCAAACCCGAGTCATCGGAGAGTACCAGTCCTGTCACGTGGTGGCTGATGGCGACTGCTTTAAGCGTGGCATTCTCTAGGAAGGTGGTGCCGGTTTCCTCGACCGCGGGGAGATTCGGGAAGTCATTGACGTCCAGCACCCGGTAACGGTCGCCGAGCATTTCCCGGATCTCCTGGGTCTTGTGCGCATTGCGGGTGGCGATGACCAGAATCGGCGGCTCGGAGGGCATGGCCGTGGGTAGCGTGACAGCCTTCCGCGGCCAAGAATTTTGAAATAATCCCAAGCAGTGCTACGCCTATAGCACATAATGAAAGCCATCACCTACCTCGCCTCTTTCACTCTTGGCGCTGCCGCCATGGTTAGCTCCGCCTTTTCGAGTGAACTCGAAGGCTGGTCTACCGATCTCGACAAGGCCTTCGCCCAGGCAAAAAAGGAGAAGAAGTCGGTGCTGGTCGAATTCACCGGCTCTGATTGGTGCCCGCCCTGCATCGCGATGCGGAAGAACGTCTTCTCGAAGAAGGAATTCGTCGATGCCGCCGGCAAGCAGTTCATCCTGGTCGAGCTCGACTTCCCGAATGGCGACGAGGCGCTGAAAAAGAAGAACCAGCCCTACGCCGAGAAGTACAAGATCGAGGGTTTCCCGACGGTCATCCTCTTCGATGCCGAAGGGAAGGAGTTCAGCCGCTTTTTCGCCTCCGAGTATCCAAAAACCGAGGCCTTCCTGAAGCACCTCGACGACGCGCTCGAGAAGCAGAAGCTCGATTGATCGGGCTCCTTTCACAGGAGATCTGTTCATGCAGACGGCCCCGCTCGGTCTTCACGCCGCGCGGGGTTTTTCGTGGAACGAGTGGCGGAGCTAATCTCCAAGGCAAAAGCCGAGGAAGATCGCACCCTGAGAGGCAGAGCGCAACAGGGAGATTGCACGCTGCGCCATGGTTGGCTTCCCGAAGCGGATCTGGGGTTGGGAAGTAGTGCTGGTTTTCAGTCGGTTAGAACGGGTGGGTGGGTTCGGCACGTCCCTTGCGAGAGGGTGGGACGATGAAAACCACTACCCGTCCCGATCCAGAGGCCGCTCCTTTGCAGGAGATCCTGACGCGCCTCATCGACTCCATCGCCGGCTTCCGCTTGGCCGCCGATTTTGCGACCGATTCTTCGTTTATCCGGCTCTGCCAGCGTTCTGCGGATTCGCGTGAAGCGATCGTGGAAGAACTCGCAGCTGTGATCGCCTCCTGTGGCGTGGAGCCTTCCCTGGACGGCAGCCGGGAAGCCTCGGTTCACCGCGCATGGATCCGCCTCGTCTGCCAAGTGCATCCGCAGTTCCGCAAGCGGCTCAGTGCCGAGTGCGAGCGGGGCGAGCGGGAATTCCAGCGCACGCTCGGAGCGCGCAATCGCCCTGCAGCACGCAACGAACGCACCGGCAACATGCTCGGCGAGCTGAAGACCTACGTCGCCGCGACCTTGGATGCGCTGCACCGCATTGAGGAGAAGTCCCACGCCTCTGCAACTCACTATGCCGCTGCCTGACACGCCGCTGCCGAAACCTCCTCCGATGGCCTGAAAACGGTCATATCGTGAAACAGCCCCGCCCGGCTCTCCAGCCGCGGCGGGGCGTTCTGTTTTCGGGGGCTCGGCCGGGCCGGGGTTTTCCTTTTCAAGCTCAGCCGCTTTCGCCAATTTCCGCGCCCCGCTATGTCTGACCGCCGTAAACCGTTCCCCTTCGACCAGTTCGAGCCTGCCTGGCAGGAGCGCTGGGACGCGGAGAAAACCTTCCGCACGCCGAATCCGGGCGATGCCGATTTCGACGCCTCGAAGCCGAAGTTCTACGTGCTAGACATGTTCCCGTATCCCTCCGGCAGCGGCCTCCACGTGGGCCATCCGGAAGGCTACACCGCGACCGACATCATCGGCCGGGCCAAGCGCCGCCAAGGCTACAATGTGCTCCATCCGATGGGCTGGGACTCCTTCGGCCTGCCCGCGGAACAGTACGCGATCAAGACCGGCCAGCATCCGGCGATCACGACGACGGCGAATATCGCGACCTTCAAGCGCCAGCTGAAGTCGCTGGGCTTCGGCTATGACTGGGACCGCGAGATCGCGACGACCGATCCGGAGTATGTCCGCTGGACCCAGTGGATCTTCCTGCAGCTGTACTCGTCATACTTTGATGAAGAAGCGGGCAAGGCGAAGCCTGTCGCCGAGCTGGAAGCGAAAGGCTGGAGCCGCGAGGAGATCGATGCGGTGCGTTTGGCCTTCGTCCACGAAGCGCCGGTGAACTGGTCGCCCGACCTCGGCACCGTGCTGGCGAACGAGGAAGTGGAAGAGTGGCGCAGCAAGGGCCACATCGTCGAACGTCGTCCGCTGCGCCAGTGGATGCTGCGCATCACGAAGTATGCCCAGCGCCTGATCGATGAACTGGACCCGCTCGATTGGCCGGAAGGCATCAAGCTGCTGCAGAAGAATTGGATCGGCCGCAGCGAAGGCGCGGAAGTCGATTTCTTGCTCGATGACCATGTCGTCACAGTTTTCACCACCCGTCCGGATACCTTGTTCGGTGCCACCTACATGGTGCTCGCGCCGGAGCATCCGTATGTCGCGGAGATCACGACTGCGGAGCAAAAGGCTGCGGTGGAGGCATACATCGCCGCCTGTGCGGCCAAGTCCGATCTTGAGCGCGGCGATCTGAACAAGGACAAGTCCGGCGTTTTCACCGGTGCCTATGCGACCAATCCCGTGAACGGCGAGCAGATCCCGGTGTGGATCGCCGACTACGTGATGATGGGCTACGGCACCGGCGCGATCATGGCCGTCCCGGCGCATGACGAACGCGACTTCGAGTTCGCGAAGAAGTTCGAGCTGCCGATCATTCAAGTGGTTCAGCCAAACGGCGATGCTGATTGGCAGGGCTACACCGATCCGGGCACTGCCGTGAACTCCGGTTTCCTCGACGGACTGCCAACCGCCGAAGCGAAGCCGAAGATCATCGCGTGGCTGGAAGAAGGCGAAAAAGGAAAGCGCCGCGTGCAGTTCAAGCTGCGCGACTGGTTGTTCTCCCGCCAGCGCTACTGGGGTGAGCCCTTCCCGCTGACGTGGAAGGATGGCAACCACTACGCCGTGCCGGATGCCGAGCTGCCCTTGCTCGCGCCGCCGCTGGAAGACTACAAGCCGAGTGGTTCACCCGAGCCGCTGCTGAGCAAGGCCCGTGAGTGGGTCGAGCTGCCGGATGGCTCCATCCGCGAGACGAACACGATGCCGCAATGGGCCGGCTCCTGCTGGTACTATCTGCGCTACTGCGATCCGCGGAACAGCGGACGCTTCATCTCGGAGGAAGCGGAGAACTACTGGGGTAGCAGCGACAAGCCCGGGATGGTGGACCTCTACGTCGGTGGTACGGAACACGCCGTACTTCACCTGCTCTACGCCCGCTTCTGGCACAAGGTCCTGCATGATCTGGGCCATGTCTCGACGAACGAGCCGTTCCAGAAGCTGGTGAACCAAGGCCTGATCCTCGGCGAGGACGGCCAGAAGATGTCCAAGTCCCGCGGCAACGTGGTGAACCCCGATGACGTCGTGAAGGAGTATGGCGCGGACTCGCTGCGCCTGTACGAGATGTTCATGGGCCCGCTGGAACAGGTGAAGCCATGGAGCATGAAGGGCGTCGAGGGTGTTTCGCGCTTCCTTGCCCGCGTCTGGCGCGTCGCCTTTGAAGAGAATCAAGCCGGCGAATGGGTCACGTCATCGAAGATCCAGGACGTGCCATGCACCGACAAGGCGCTGCTCAAGGTAGTCCACGAGACGATCAAGAAGGTCACCGACGACATCGCGAAGATGTCCTTCAACACCGCGATTTCGCAGATGATGGTGTGCACCAACGCCTTCACGCAGGCCGAGGTGGTGCCGTTGAATGAGTTCCGCTTGTTGCTGCACGTGCTGAATCCCTTTGCGCCTCACCTGAGCGAGGAGCTTTACTCGCGCCTTGGCGGCACCTCAGTGCTCGCTGATGCGGCATGGCCGAAGCACGACGAAGCCGCTCTCATCACCGACGAGATCGAGTTGGTCGTCCAGGTGAACGGCAAGCTGCGTGACAAGGTCATTGTCGCGAAGGATGCCGATCAGGCCACGGTTGAAGCCGCGGCCCTCGCCTCGCCGCGAGTGAAGGAACAGACCGACGGCAAGACGGTCCGCAAGGTCATCGTGGTCCCCGGCCGTCTGGTGAACATCGTCGCGAACTGAGGCACGACTCGGAACGGGGGCTGGCGTCAGCCCCCGAACATCGCCTGATGCCATTCCTCATCAGGAGCGGCATCGTGGACGATGCCGTCGGCGGTCATGACGAGCACGGGACCGGAGAGATCTTCCAAGAGCGTCATGACTTCGCTCACCGTGCCGAAGACAAACTCGGCTCGCCGCTCAGGCGCGGGCATGCGGATGAACCAATGGAAGGAGAGCCACTCGCCCGAGCGGCCGAGCAGGTGGTCGGCGGCCTTCATGGTCAAGTCGCCCGGCACATAGCCGGTCTGAAGAATCACATACGGACCGTGTGTGTCACGCGGCTCGATTTCAGAGGCCATCGCCAGCTTCGCCAAGCTGATCAAGCGGGCAGCCGAGGGATCGTTGCGAAGCGGGTGCGACATGGCTGGAAAAGATATAGCATTAAAATTTCCCCGCTTCCACAGCGATTGCAGGGGCAATATCGATCGGGTTGAGAAGATCTTCAAATTTCCCTAACAAATAACAATCTTGCGGGCGGTCACTGCTCTGGCAGCGTTGCGCCGATGAGCTCCCCCCACATGCTCTTTCGCACCCTTTTTGGTGCCTGCGTCCTGGCAAGCCTGGCTCCGGCAAACGGCCAGCTGCTCGAATACTCGTTCCAAGCCGTGGTCGATTCGATTGATTCGACCGATCCGGGATTCACCGCCAACCGGCTCGGTCTGGTGGCTGGCGATACCATCACCGGGCGGATCATCATTGACCGCAGTAGCATCGATCAGGTTCCGGGTGATTCCAGCTTCGCGACGTATCGGAACTACGCGACGGGAGGCAGCAGCATCTATGATCCGAATAGCCTGACGTACCAGCAACCTCCGCTGCTGTTCCAGACCTCGGTATCGCTGGATTTGCCGCTCGGGCAAGGGTCTTTCGGCACGGTGACAAGCTCGGGGAGCGGTGGGAACTTGGTCTATGATCCCTACAGCGATGTTACCGCGCCGCGGGTCAACGTGGCCAACGGTACCAGCTATACTTCCGAGTCCGGTGCCTTTGGTACGGTTTCCGGCGACGCCTTGAATTTCTACCAAGTCGTCAGCGAGGTCTCTCCCGGTGGGCTTTCATCTCTCAAGTCGCGGCAAACCGTGGACTTTCTCTTTCAGGATGCCGATGGGCTGGCTTTCCAGTCCGATGCATTGCCCGGCTCGCTGGCATTGTCGGATTTCGACTCCGCGAAAATTTTCTACAAGCTCGTGGTCCCTGCCCAATCGATCCAGACTCCGGTTTCAAATCTCACCTATGGAACGCTCAGCTTCAATGCCCACTTGGTCAGCTTGAACGTGGTTCCCGAGCCATCAGCCGTCGGGCTGGGTGCGGTGGCGGTCTCGTTGCTCGTCCTCTTCCGCCGCAGGACCGGCTTGCCGGGAACGACGGACTGACACAGGCTGCGGGATGCTTGCCCGTTTCACTGCATGCCTTGTCGCGACCTCCGGTTTTCTGGTGGCTGCGCCGACGCTGCCCTTCAAGGCAGACTTTTCCAGCTTCCCCACCGCTCCATGGAAGACCTACGGCGGCGAATGGTCCGCTGCGAATGGCGAGCTTCACGTGAAGGGCGGCTCCGGGCCGAAGGCGGTGATCGATGGCTTGGTGGCTGGCGATTTCGAGCTGGATGTGGAAGTCCGTCCGGATGGCGACGGAGCCCAGGGGGGCGTGGTGTTCCGTGCCGCCGATATCGCCGATGGGGTAGATGCCTTCCGCGGCTACTACGCGGGGATCCGGGCGGGTCAAAATCTGGTGATGTGGGGTGCCACCGATCCCAAGTGGCGATCCATCGGTTCGCGTCCGGTCGAGGTGAAGGCCAATCAGTGGTATCACCTGCGCCTCCAGGTGGCGGGAAATAATGCGAAGATCTTCGTCGATGACGAGCCGATCAGCGATGCGACGTGGCCGGTCTTCGATGGCATCGATGCCGCTTTCAAGGGCGGTGGCATCGCCTTGCGCGCCCTTGATGGCGATGCGTCCTTCCGCAATCTCAAGATCGTCGCGTATCATCCCGCGCCGCTCACCCGTAGCTACACCAATCCCGTGCAAGCCGGCTGCGCCGATCCGGTGGTGTTCCGCCACGATGGCAAGTACTACGCTTATACGACTTACACGCCGGACTTTCCGCGGATGACCCGCGGCATCCGGCTCTACACTTCGGACAATCTCGTCAGTTGGAAGGATGAAGGCTTCGCGCTGAAGAATGAGGACAGCTGGGGCAAGTCGCGCTTCTGGGCGCCGGACATCGTGGAGAAGGATGGCACGTTTTACCTCTACTATGCGGCTGACGAGCGGATGTGCGTGGCCACTGCGAAGTCGCCACGAGGTCCTTTCAAGCAAGAGAAGGAGCAGCCGATCGAGCCCGACAGCATCAAGATCGATGGCCATGTTTTCACCGATGACGGAGGGCAGCGCTATTTCTACTACGTCTCCTTCGGCCAAGGAGAAAACCAGATCTGGGGCGGCAAGCTCAATGACGACATGATGAGCGTGGATGCCTCCACGCTGAAGCTCATGGTGAAGCCCGACCAAGCCTGGGAGCGCCACCAGTGGCCGGTGACCGAAGGGCCCGAGGTGCTGAAGCACAAGGGCACCTACTACCTGACCTACTCCGGCAGCCATTTTGAGAATCCGGAGTATGCCGTTGGCTATGCGACTTCGGACAGCCCGCTTGGCCCGTGGAAGAAGTATGAGTTCAACCCGGTGATGAAATCGACGGCCTATGCCCATGGCACGGCGCACCATTGCTTCACGGCCTCGCCGGACGGGAAGGAAGTCTTCATCGTCTATCACCGTCACAGCTCGCTGGAGAAGACCGAGCCGCGCGCGCTTTCGATCGATCGCGTGCGCTTCATCCCTGATCCCACGGGTGGTCCGGATATCCTGCAGATTCACGGTCCGACCTCGTCGCCGCAGCCTCTGCCTTCGGGGGCGCGGTGATGCTTCGAAACGGTGAGCTTGCCATCTCCTCAGGCACGCCGGTTAGATAAAGGAAGTGCAACTGCACCTCACCAACCGCACTCCCGACGCCACGGACCTCGGCCATTTGCTGCACAAGCATCCGGCACGTTGTCACGGGAGCGAATTGGCGTTTGGCCAGGCCACGGTGTTCTACGCCGAGGCTTCGCATGAGCGTTGTACGGCGGTGCTTGCGGTGGAAGTGGACCCGGTGGGCTTGGTTCGTTCGGAAGGAGCACGCCAGGGAGGCTGGGCGCTCGGACAGTATGTGAACGACCGGCCCTACGCGGCATCATCCTTTCTCTCGGTGGCCATCTCCCGGGTCTTCGGCACCGCGCTGAATGGTCGCTGCACCAAGCGGCCGGAGCTTGTCGACAAGCCGCTTCAACTCGAGGCCCGGCTGCCGGTGGTGCAAGCGCCTGAAGGGATGTTGGAAAAGCTCTTTGCTCCGCTCGGCTATGCGGTGGAAAGCCGTCGTCTGCCGTTGGAGCCTGCCTTTCCCGAGTGGGGGGAGAGCCGTTATCATGAGCTGACCTTGCGAGCCACGCTGCCGTTGCACGTGCTGCTGAAGCACCTGTTCGTGTTGATTCCCACGCTCGACCGCCACAAGCACTACTGGGTTGGCCAGGAGGAGATCGACAAGTTGCTGGAGAAGGGGGAAGGGTGGCTTGCGGGTCATTCCGAGCGCGAGT is drawn from Luteolibacter sp. Y139 and contains these coding sequences:
- a CDS encoding PA2169 family four-helix-bundle protein, translating into MKTTTRPDPEAAPLQEILTRLIDSIAGFRLAADFATDSSFIRLCQRSADSREAIVEELAAVIASCGVEPSLDGSREASVHRAWIRLVCQVHPQFRKRLSAECERGEREFQRTLGARNRPAARNERTGNMLGELKTYVAATLDALHRIEEKSHASATHYAAA
- a CDS encoding peptidoglycan endopeptidase; the protein is MKRLLSLIALPVLALGLSSCSSQVKAKRPVSYQFKNGETAKLVNGIAYAPRKAPLAVKRAIAAGNRLQNKPYKWGGGHARQEDSGYDCSGTVSYVLREAGLMQGSMPSDGFYGYGKKGDGDWITLYVRSGHVFMTIAGLRLDTGWGADRDGPRWQTRTRPGTGHVMRHPSGL
- a CDS encoding RNA recognition motif domain-containing protein, with translation MDIYVGNLPFTATEEEVAELFAAFGPVEKVKIVMDRETNRPRGFCFVTLADTSKAKEAADAVNGQELGGRPLRVNPAEPRESKPGGFGGGGGGGRGGFGGDRRPGGGGGGGKGGYGGGGGGGGKGGYGGKGGGGGGGGYGDRRGGKGGGGGYGGGKGGGGYGGGDDW
- the rdgB gene encoding RdgB/HAM1 family non-canonical purine NTP pyrophosphatase, with the translated sequence MPSEPPILVIATRNAHKTQEIREMLGDRYRVLDVNDFPNLPAVEETGTTFLENATLKAVAISHHVTGLVLSDDSGLEVDALGGAPGVWSSSYGGEEGNHPKNNARLMTEMAGKADRTARFRCTMVLAEGGNVLANFSGTVDGRILDEPYGAGGFGYDPLFAPEGYDQTFAELGAEVKNSLSHRGRALAKVIAWLESRD
- a CDS encoding thioredoxin family protein; translation: MKAITYLASFTLGAAAMVSSAFSSELEGWSTDLDKAFAQAKKEKKSVLVEFTGSDWCPPCIAMRKNVFSKKEFVDAAGKQFILVELDFPNGDEALKKKNQPYAEKYKIEGFPTVILFDAEGKEFSRFFASEYPKTEAFLKHLDDALEKQKLD
- a CDS encoding DUF3592 domain-containing protein, with the protein product MPTGLRSESSNSWGVRFFGIFWTAFSSIFLGIGLWTTWGALETLRWQSVPCVIERFEIAADQKQDPPFRPDLVYRYELDGRKYTGTRLWKTKEGSDSYEDLAKVRERFTQGPEGPRTSLAEVTTECRVKPGEPETSVLTLSSSGQIWGGLAFAAFGGFFVLIGLALIFGRPGKEAKTVSGKTITERPLAAVIALLFFGCAGLAMLFGLIVPKAIEYFAARGWKETEAEIIWSRLRSKSDSDGTTYSVDLFYRYQVDGHEYRSNRYDIWSGSSSGSKGKREVVKAHPPGSKLTVFVDPEKPWRAVVRREAGWWGLFALFPLPFIAIGIGGLWAVHKKYRQGPSVSAPHSTRPGRAGHVAAVRMHRLGAKPLPAGEWVRAGGSRVGAFIFLLIFALFWNGFLIFSQRSLWGDAGGGFGKVIGGAFTLFMIPFFLVGIATAVGAVYTFAALFAPRFELQLASDDLKPGRSARVQWRRAGGRGQPTDLALLLVGREEATYSQGSSNSTARSVFHEEILFQTTIPQAMNAGGVSLKIPDDAVPTFSGSNNRIVWRVCLYSNVPWLPDLREEREIIVQPLDATELP
- the leuS gene encoding leucine--tRNA ligase gives rise to the protein MSDRRKPFPFDQFEPAWQERWDAEKTFRTPNPGDADFDASKPKFYVLDMFPYPSGSGLHVGHPEGYTATDIIGRAKRRQGYNVLHPMGWDSFGLPAEQYAIKTGQHPAITTTANIATFKRQLKSLGFGYDWDREIATTDPEYVRWTQWIFLQLYSSYFDEEAGKAKPVAELEAKGWSREEIDAVRLAFVHEAPVNWSPDLGTVLANEEVEEWRSKGHIVERRPLRQWMLRITKYAQRLIDELDPLDWPEGIKLLQKNWIGRSEGAEVDFLLDDHVVTVFTTRPDTLFGATYMVLAPEHPYVAEITTAEQKAAVEAYIAACAAKSDLERGDLNKDKSGVFTGAYATNPVNGEQIPVWIADYVMMGYGTGAIMAVPAHDERDFEFAKKFELPIIQVVQPNGDADWQGYTDPGTAVNSGFLDGLPTAEAKPKIIAWLEEGEKGKRRVQFKLRDWLFSRQRYWGEPFPLTWKDGNHYAVPDAELPLLAPPLEDYKPSGSPEPLLSKAREWVELPDGSIRETNTMPQWAGSCWYYLRYCDPRNSGRFISEEAENYWGSSDKPGMVDLYVGGTEHAVLHLLYARFWHKVLHDLGHVSTNEPFQKLVNQGLILGEDGQKMSKSRGNVVNPDDVVKEYGADSLRLYEMFMGPLEQVKPWSMKGVEGVSRFLARVWRVAFEENQAGEWVTSSKIQDVPCTDKALLKVVHETIKKVTDDIAKMSFNTAISQMMVCTNAFTQAEVVPLNEFRLLLHVLNPFAPHLSEELYSRLGGTSVLADAAWPKHDEAALITDEIELVVQVNGKLRDKVIVAKDADQATVEAAALASPRVKEQTDGKTVRKVIVVPGRLVNIVAN